From Halotia branconii CENA392, the proteins below share one genomic window:
- a CDS encoding glutamate-5-semialdehyde dehydrogenase, which yields MTTFQVASPLIAIAQKTRQAATKLAISSTDTKNQAIEAIAQALELAKDEILQANLADCQAAAEVIPQPLYKRLQLDEHKLRDAIAGVRDVGKLADPVGKIQIHRELDTGLILKRITCALGVLGIIFEARPEAAIQIVSLAIKSGNGVILKCGKEAVRSCEAIVKAIKQGLSQTAVNPDAVQLLTTREETRELLNLDKYVDLIIPRGSNSFVRFVQENTRIPVLGHADGICHFYIDKMADMDKAVDITVDAKAQYPAVCNAIETLLVHQSTAAKFLPKVAQALQECHVELRGDTRTLAILPNIVAATAIDWETEYSDYILSIKIVDSLEDAIAHINDYGSRHTDAIVTEDATAVETFFGTVNSANVFHNCSTRFADGFRYGFGAEVGISTQQMPPRGPVGLEGLVTYKYQMTGNGHIVASYTGANAKAFTHQDFV from the coding sequence TGGCCATTTCTTCTACTGACACTAAAAATCAAGCGATTGAAGCGATCGCTCAAGCTTTAGAATTGGCAAAAGATGAAATACTGCAAGCAAATCTTGCTGATTGTCAAGCTGCTGCGGAAGTAATTCCCCAGCCACTTTATAAACGTTTGCAATTAGATGAACATAAGTTAAGAGATGCGATCGCAGGAGTGCGAGATGTCGGCAAGTTAGCTGATCCAGTAGGTAAAATCCAAATTCACCGCGAACTCGATACAGGCTTAATTTTGAAGCGGATTACTTGTGCTTTGGGTGTTTTAGGAATTATTTTTGAAGCACGTCCAGAAGCAGCAATTCAAATTGTTTCTTTGGCGATTAAATCGGGTAATGGCGTAATTTTAAAATGTGGTAAAGAAGCTGTTCGTTCTTGTGAAGCAATAGTTAAAGCAATTAAACAAGGATTATCTCAAACAGCTGTTAATCCGGATGCTGTACAGTTACTAACCACTAGAGAAGAAACTAGAGAACTTTTAAATTTAGATAAATATGTAGACTTAATTATTCCGAGAGGTTCTAATTCTTTTGTCAGATTTGTCCAAGAAAATACGCGGATTCCAGTATTAGGCCATGCTGATGGGATCTGTCATTTCTATATAGATAAAATGGCTGATATGGATAAAGCTGTAGACATTACAGTCGATGCGAAAGCACAATATCCTGCTGTTTGTAATGCGATTGAAACTTTGTTAGTTCATCAATCGACTGCTGCTAAATTCTTACCAAAAGTAGCCCAGGCTTTGCAAGAATGCCATGTAGAATTAAGAGGTGATACACGCACCTTGGCTATTTTACCTAACATTGTGGCTGCTACAGCAATAGACTGGGAGACAGAATACAGCGATTATATTTTGTCGATTAAAATCGTGGATTCTCTAGAAGATGCGATCGCTCATATTAATGATTATGGTTCTCGTCATACTGATGCGATCGTTACAGAAGATGCTACGGCTGTGGAAACTTTCTTTGGAACTGTCAACTCAGCGAATGTATTTCATAATTGTTCGACTCGCTTCGCTGATGGTTTCCGCTACGGTTTTGGTGCAGAAGTAGGGATTAGTACTCAACAAATGCCTCCTCGTGGCCCTGTGGGTTTAGAAGGATTGGTGACATACAAGTATCAAATGACAGGTAATGGTCATATTGTAGCAAGTTATACTGGAGCTAATGCTAAGGCATTTACTCATCAAGATTTTGTATAA